A portion of the Pangasianodon hypophthalmus isolate fPanHyp1 chromosome 20, fPanHyp1.pri, whole genome shotgun sequence genome contains these proteins:
- the sema3fb gene encoding semaphorin-3F, whose translation MLSDRFRSVRILLVLFVLLVPSSASDALSAPRVYLSFKELRSTNTAHHFSFLLNTSDYRILRMDEDHDRMYVGSKDFILSLDLHDINHQPLIIHWPVTSPRKMECVLSGKDNNGECGNFVRLIEPWNRTHLYVCGTGAYNPVCTYINRGHRAMMPLHLQVPQSRGRSSRAAELETVTDETGLQEYIFRLEPGNEDSGKGKCPYDPKLNSVSALINGELYAGVYIDFMGTDSAIFRTMGKNTAMRTDQYNSRWLNDPSFVHVHLIPDSAEKNDDKLYFFFREKSLEMGQSPKSESRIGRICLNDDGGHCCLVNKWSTFLKARLICSVPGADGIETHFDELRDVYIQPTQDIKNPVIYGVFSVSGSVFKGSAVCVYSMADVRMVFNGPFSHKEGPNYQWVAYTGKIPYPRPGTCPGGTFTPSMKSTKDYPDEVINFMRNHPTMYNSVYPVHKRPLVVRTNVDYEFTTIAVDQVTAADGNYEVLFLGTDRGTVQKVIVLPRDDLQTEELILEEVEVFKVPTPVTTMKISSKRQQLYVASVVGVTQLALHRCDMYGEVCADCCLARDPYCAWDGKSCSRYSASHKRRSRRQDVKYGNPIRQCRGYNSNVNKNPPHSVQYGVESSSTFLECQARSPHAAIKWHFHKDNSDRKREVRSDGRVLKTDQGLLLRSLQASDSGVYVCSATEKNFKHTLMKLQLVVLSSQAVNSVLLESGSRPQTSAWTPSAGQYRELLSILSQPEMGLINQYCHDYWQLGDALRDSGSVKPSELNEQKKPRNRRHHGEEHEDEEET comes from the exons AACTGAGGTCCACGAACACGGCGCATCATTTCTCCTTCCTGTTAAACACGTCGGATTACCGGATCCTTCGCATGGACGAGGATCACGACCGCATGTACGTAGGGAGCAAAGACTTCATCCTGTCGCTGGACCTCCACGACATCAACCACCAGCCACTCATT atcCACTGGCCTGTTACCTCACCAAGgaagatggagtgtgtgttaagtgGTAAAGACAACAAT ggtGAGTGCGGGAACTTTGTGCGTCTGATCGAGCCGTGGAACAGGACTCACCTGTACGTGTGTGGGACTGGAGCCTACAACCCCGTGTGCACCTACATCAACCGCGGACACAGAGCCATG ATGCCTCTGCACCTGCAGGTGCCCCAGTCCAGAGGGAGGTCAAGTCGGGCGGCCGAGCTCGAGACTGTGACTGATGAGACGGGACTACAG GAGTACATCTTCCGCTTGGAGCCAGGCAATGAGGATTCTGGGAAAGGAAAGTGCCCATATGACCCAAAACTGAACAGTGTCTCTGCTTTGATCA atGGAGAGCTGTATGCAGGCGTGTACATCGACTTCATGGGAACAGACTCAGCTATTTTCCGAACAATGGGGAAAAACACAGCCATGCGCACGGACCAGTATAACTCCAGATGGCTGAATG ACCCCTCTTTTGTGCACGTGCACCTCATCCCAGACAGTGCAGAGAAAAACGACGACAAGCTCTACTTCTTCTTTCGCGAGAAGTCTTTGGAGATGGGCCAGAGTCCTAAATCAGAGTCACGCATCGGACGCATCTGCCTG AACGATGATGGTGGTCACTGCTGCCTGGTGAACAAGTGGAGCACGTTCCTCAAAGCTCGCCTCATCTGCTCTGTCCCAGGGGCTGATGGGATTGAAACACACTTCGACGAGCTCA GAGACGTGTACATACAACCAACACAGGACATCAAGAACCCGGTCATCTACGGGGTCTTCTCCGTCTCTGG CTCGGTGTTTAAAGGCTCAGCGGTTTGCGTTTACTCCATGGCCGATGTTCGGATGGTGTTTAACGGACCATTCTCACACAAGGAGGGTCCAAACTACCAGTGGGTGGCGTACACGGGAAAAATCCCCTACCCACGGCCAGGAACG TGTCCTGGAGGAACCTTCACCCCCAGCATGAAGTCTACCAAGGATTACCCTGATGAGGTCATCAACTTTATGCGTAACCACCCTACCATGTACAACTCGGTGTACCCCGTCCACAAGCGCCCTCTGGTGGTCAGGACCAATGTGGACTATGAGTTCACCACCATCGCCGTTGACCAGGTGACGGCAGCCGACGGAAACTACGAGGTCCTCTTCCTGGGAACAG ACAGAGGGACGGTGCAAAAGGTGATTGTTTTGCCAAGAGACGACCTGCAGACGGAAGAGCTCATCCTCGAGGAGGTGGAGGTGTTCAAG gtcccGACTCCTGTTACGACCATGAAGATTTCATCTAAAAGG CAACAGCTGTACGTGGCGTCAGTGGTGGGCGTGACCCAGCTCGCGCTGCACAGGTGTGACATGTATGGCGAGGTGTGCGCCGACTGCTGCCTGGCCCGAGACCCCTACTGCGCCTGGGACGGCAAATCCTGCTCCCGCTACTCAGCCTCGCACAAGAG GCGCAGTCGGAGACAGGACGTTAAGTACGGGAACCCGATACGGCAATGCCGTGGCTACAACTCCAACG tCAATAAGAACCCTCCACATTCGGTGCAGTACGGTGTAGAGAGCAGCAGCACGTTTCTGGAGTGTCAGGCCAGATCTCCACACGCTGCCATCAAATGGCACTTCCACAAAGACAACAGTGACCGGAAgagagag GTTCGTTCAGATGGACGTGTACTGAAGACGGATCAGGGTTTGCTGCTGCGATCTCTCCAGGCATCTGACTCAGGTGTGTACGTCTGCTCGGCCACCGAGAAGAACTTCAAGCACACGCTGATGAAGCTGCAGCTGGTGGTGTTGTCAAGCCAGGCGGTGAACAGCGTGCTACTGGAGAGCGGCTCTCGGCCTCAGACGAGTGCTTGGACGCCCAGCGCCGGCCAGTACCGAGAGCTTCTCAGCATCCTGAGCCAACCTGAGATGGGCCTCATCAACCAGTACTGCCACGACTACTGGCAGCTCGGGGACGCGCTCAGAGACAGCGGCAGCGTCAAACCCAGCGAACTCAACGAGCAGAAGAAACCGCGCAACCGCCGGCATCATGGTGAAGAGCACGAGGACGAGGAGGAGACATGA